In a single window of the Anaerocolumna cellulosilytica genome:
- a CDS encoding YlzJ-like family protein translates to MLYTIVPLERIYSCRTESVIRGRRLDNDSGEMSTDVEYKRIALRHGHIYARREGEGYIVDGILSTDMADYLDKNYFPGKSIDCK, encoded by the coding sequence ATGCTTTATACGATTGTACCGTTAGAAAGAATTTACAGTTGCAGAACTGAAAGTGTTATAAGAGGTAGAAGATTAGATAATGATAGCGGGGAAATGTCTACTGATGTAGAATACAAAAGAATTGCATTGAGACATGGACATATTTATGCAAGAAGAGAAGGTGAAGGTTATATAGTGGATGGTATCCTTTCAACAGACATGGCGGATTATCTAGATAAGAATTATTTTCCAGGTAAAAGTATCGATTGTAAATAA
- a CDS encoding FtsK/SpoIIIE family DNA translocase, whose protein sequence is MAAGQNKNKSNQKKRTSTRGRKPGSGNVHKRTEENPNREIYRDEIILIITLVVSLLLILSNFNLSGKVGEVINNITFGLFGLIAYLLPFFLFFAVAFYVANRGSRVALHKLVSGGVLGIALSAFIQMITLGFQNDTTVPELFLNSAKQKNGGGIIGGLLCKLLHPLFGTVGTYIILLALMVICIMFLTGKALFRYLGAKSEASIQQMRERRLQREEEYDEEEDYSDVDNEASLKKRKARTVELKKGNDAKKDSENSKENTVEGGFFQARKKKKGKDVSDLQMDASSVDYFDMQEITSGQLPNIPIQRDGVSEGDEKVKSYEEVLKQKFGNKSSDSEKAESSEIRERIDDDIKRLLRAAGQDTEVEALENVSEGNGTQEGFKTQDEQVLPEDIFIPTVDVDYLFEDSDAKMSETNVDDNLEADEALTVFDTVEETTASEGNGTDKLSVKAENKEKVVTNIDMAMKESDVPKEYIFPPVDLLGKPKGDAKSMSDRDLKETAVKLQKTLESFGVRVTITNVSCGPAVTRYELQPEQGVKVSKITGLADDIKLNLAAADVRIEAPIPGKAAVGIEVPNKENSAVMFRELIESKEFLKHPSDIAFAVGKDIGGQTVVTDIGKMPHLLIAGATGSGKSVCINTLIMSILYKAKPSDVRMIMVDPKVVELSVYNGIPHLLIPVVTDPKKASAALNWAVMEMTERYKKFADLGVRDVKSYNEKIATVAEYQDERYQKLPQIVIIVDELADLMMVAPGEVEDAICRLAQMARAAGLHLIIATQRPSVNVITGLIKANIPSRIAFSVSSAIDSRTIIDGSGAEKLLGKGDMLFFPSGYPKPVRVQGAFISDKEVGAVVDFLTAQNNGAEYNEEVANKISNVQAGDGGNSSGGVNDRDDYFIEAGKFIIEKDKASIGMLQRVYKIGFNRAARIMDQLAEAGVVGPEEGTKPRKILMSMEEFEQYVDEYV, encoded by the coding sequence GTGGCTGCGGGACAAAACAAGAATAAATCGAATCAAAAGAAAAGGACCAGCACAAGGGGAAGGAAACCTGGCAGCGGGAATGTACATAAAAGAACAGAAGAGAATCCCAACAGGGAGATTTACCGGGATGAGATTATATTAATTATAACCTTGGTTGTCTCTCTTTTACTTATTTTGAGTAACTTTAATTTAAGTGGTAAAGTGGGAGAGGTGATCAATAACATTACCTTTGGTCTATTTGGATTAATTGCGTATTTACTGCCTTTCTTCTTATTTTTTGCTGTTGCCTTTTATGTGGCGAACAGAGGCAGCCGGGTTGCTTTACATAAGCTTGTTAGCGGAGGAGTGTTAGGTATTGCTTTATCTGCTTTTATTCAAATGATTACATTGGGATTTCAGAATGATACTACGGTGCCGGAATTGTTTCTTAATTCGGCAAAACAAAAAAATGGTGGTGGAATTATTGGTGGCTTATTGTGTAAATTATTGCATCCACTGTTTGGAACGGTCGGTACTTATATAATACTACTAGCTCTGATGGTTATATGTATTATGTTTTTAACAGGAAAAGCACTGTTCCGCTATCTGGGTGCGAAAAGTGAAGCATCAATACAACAGATGCGCGAGCGAAGGCTTCAAAGAGAAGAGGAATACGATGAAGAAGAGGATTACTCCGATGTAGATAATGAAGCTTCATTAAAGAAACGTAAAGCTAGAACTGTTGAATTGAAGAAAGGCAATGATGCAAAGAAAGACTCTGAAAATAGTAAAGAAAACACAGTAGAAGGAGGATTTTTTCAAGCCAGAAAAAAGAAAAAAGGAAAAGATGTTTCGGATTTGCAAATGGATGCATCGTCTGTTGATTATTTTGATATGCAGGAAATTACATCTGGACAATTACCGAATATACCAATTCAACGAGATGGCGTAAGTGAAGGGGATGAAAAGGTTAAATCCTATGAAGAAGTACTGAAACAGAAATTTGGTAACAAATCATCAGATTCAGAGAAGGCAGAGTCTTCAGAAATCAGAGAAAGAATTGATGATGATATTAAAAGACTTTTAAGAGCAGCGGGACAGGATACAGAAGTGGAAGCGTTAGAGAACGTAAGTGAAGGGAATGGAACACAAGAAGGTTTTAAGACACAAGACGAGCAGGTGCTGCCAGAAGATATTTTTATTCCGACGGTAGACGTGGATTACTTGTTCGAGGATTCTGACGCTAAGATGAGTGAGACAAATGTTGATGATAATCTAGAAGCAGATGAAGCATTAACAGTGTTTGATACAGTGGAGGAAACAACTGCTTCGGAGGGGAATGGAACAGATAAACTCTCTGTAAAAGCAGAAAACAAGGAGAAGGTTGTCACTAATATAGATATGGCAATGAAAGAGTCAGACGTGCCAAAAGAATATATATTTCCTCCTGTAGATTTGCTGGGAAAACCAAAAGGTGATGCAAAATCTATGTCAGACCGGGACTTAAAAGAAACGGCTGTGAAATTGCAAAAGACGTTAGAGAGCTTTGGTGTAAGGGTAACTATTACGAATGTGAGTTGTGGTCCTGCGGTGACAAGATATGAACTACAGCCGGAGCAAGGCGTTAAAGTAAGTAAAATAACAGGACTTGCTGATGATATAAAATTAAATCTTGCAGCTGCGGATGTTAGAATCGAAGCACCTATTCCAGGTAAAGCAGCAGTAGGCATTGAGGTTCCCAACAAAGAAAACTCTGCTGTTATGTTTCGAGAGTTGATTGAAAGCAAAGAATTCTTAAAGCATCCGTCAGACATAGCCTTTGCGGTTGGTAAGGATATTGGTGGACAAACAGTGGTTACAGATATAGGCAAAATGCCTCATTTACTGATTGCAGGTGCTACAGGCTCCGGTAAATCCGTCTGTATCAATACATTGATTATGAGTATATTGTATAAAGCCAAGCCTTCCGATGTGCGTATGATAATGGTGGATCCTAAGGTAGTAGAGTTAAGTGTTTATAATGGAATTCCACATTTATTAATTCCTGTAGTAACCGACCCTAAGAAGGCGTCTGCGGCATTGAACTGGGCGGTCATGGAGATGACGGAACGCTATAAAAAATTTGCAGACTTAGGTGTCAGGGATGTAAAAAGTTATAATGAAAAAATTGCAACTGTGGCAGAATATCAAGACGAGAGATATCAAAAGCTTCCCCAGATTGTAATTATAGTAGACGAGCTTGCTGACCTTATGATGGTAGCACCGGGCGAGGTAGAGGATGCAATCTGCCGTCTGGCACAAATGGCAAGGGCAGCAGGACTTCATCTGATTATTGCGACTCAGCGGCCTTCCGTTAATGTTATTACGGGTTTGATTAAAGCAAATATACCATCCAGAATAGCATTTTCTGTATCCTCAGCGATTGATTCTAGAACCATCATTGACGGTTCCGGCGCCGAGAAACTCTTAGGTAAGGGAGATATGTTATTTTTCCCGTCCGGGTATCCTAAACCGGTACGTGTTCAGGGAGCTTTTATTTCCGACAAGGAAGTTGGCGCAGTAGTTGATTTCCTAACTGCTCAAAATAATGGTGCAGAATATAATGAAGAGGTTGCTAACAAGATTTCAAACGTACAAGCTGGTGACGGTGGAAACAGCAGCGGTGGTGTTAATGACCGCGATGATTATTTTATAGAAGCTGGTAAGTTTATTATTGAAAAAGACAAAGCATCTATTGGTATGCTTCAAAGGGTATATAAAATAGGCTTTAATCGTGCTGCGAGAATTATGGATCAGCTTGCAGAGGCAGGAGTCGTAGGACCTGAGGAAGGTACCAAACCCAGAAAGATTTTAATGTCAATGGAAGAATTTGAACAATATGTAGATGAGTATGTGTAA
- a CDS encoding ClpP family protease, protein MRNNSTKIEKEKEQKEKEELDDGKIREYGQTTLVNEDRKSKIHLLSIIGEIEGHECLPQHNKTTKYEHVLPQLAAIEDSSDIDGLLILINTVGGDVEAGLAIAEMIASLSKPTVSLVLGGSHSIGVPLAVSADYSFIVPTATMTIHPVRMNGTVIGVSQTYDYFEKIQERILNFVSHHSKIDKEELKKLMHNTKQLAKDVGSILVGPETVQEGIIDEVGGIRDALSKLYTMTGRTGEE, encoded by the coding sequence AAAGAAGAGCTGGATGATGGCAAAATACGTGAATATGGTCAAACCACACTGGTTAACGAAGATAGAAAATCAAAAATACATTTACTCTCAATCATAGGAGAAATTGAAGGGCATGAGTGTCTCCCTCAACATAATAAAACGACAAAATATGAACATGTACTCCCGCAGCTTGCAGCAATTGAGGATAGTTCAGATATTGACGGGCTTTTAATACTCATTAATACAGTAGGCGGAGATGTAGAAGCGGGCTTAGCTATTGCAGAAATGATTGCTTCCTTAAGTAAGCCCACAGTGTCATTGGTGCTGGGCGGCAGTCATTCAATTGGTGTCCCTTTGGCAGTTTCTGCGGATTATAGTTTTATCGTTCCAACTGCAACAATGACGATTCATCCGGTTCGTATGAATGGTACAGTAATAGGGGTTTCACAGACTTATGATTATTTTGAAAAAATACAAGAACGAATCCTAAACTTTGTATCTCATCATTCTAAAATTGATAAAGAAGAATTAAAGAAATTAATGCATAACACCAAACAACTAGCAAAAGATGTGGGCTCCATACTGGTTGGGCCGGAAACTGTGCAAGAGGGTATTATAGATGAAGTTGGTGGTATTAGGGATGCTTTATCTAAACTTTACACTATGACAGGTAGGACAGGAGAGGAATAA